The Salinibacterium sp. M195 genome includes a window with the following:
- a CDS encoding DUF6176 family protein, with product MTESDDAEPSGSQFTPHPRDFEGFEMPSSVPPGMRLELSRAPLKPGQEPVFEEWMNELNDRYDEHEAAVSAERQIFEATFKSTEADGQVWIYHLSLMGTAGDPLDEQLPMGADHAAYSRRAKEPGWEELEPKFMLTPNHLREQMEKWAATGTA from the coding sequence GTGACGGAATCTGATGACGCTGAGCCGTCAGGCTCCCAGTTCACGCCGCACCCGCGAGATTTCGAGGGCTTTGAGATGCCATCATCCGTTCCGCCCGGTATGCGCCTCGAGCTAAGCCGTGCTCCTCTGAAACCCGGGCAAGAGCCGGTTTTTGAGGAATGGATGAACGAGCTCAACGATCGCTATGATGAGCACGAAGCAGCGGTGTCAGCTGAGCGCCAGATCTTTGAAGCCACGTTTAAAAGCACCGAAGCGGATGGCCAAGTGTGGATCTACCACCTCAGTCTCATGGGCACGGCGGGTGACCCCCTCGACGAGCAGCTCCCCATGGGGGCGGATCACGCAGCGTATAGCCGACGTGCAAAAGAACCTGGCTGGGAGGAGCTCGAGCCCAAATTCATGCTCACTCCGAACCACCTCCGCGAGCAGATGGAGAAGTGGGCAGCGACTGGAACCGCGTGA
- a CDS encoding ATP-binding cassette domain-containing protein, whose product MTSSIGKGTMTATPALELKGVSKQFGAVQALYDVDLTVSPGEIVALVGDNGAGKSTLIKSIAGIHPLSSGQILWKGKPVTVRSPRHAADLGIEVVYQDLALADNLDVVENMFLGREVLTKTFQLDRTDMERRALAVLDQLGVTTIRSVRQSVAGLSGGQRQSVAVAKAVMWSAQLVILDEPTAALGVAQTRQVLELVRRLGEQGLGVILISHNLHDVFEVADRIVVLRLGQNVAEFDRRSVTQTTVVEAITAGGLSTVPGQNEETLS is encoded by the coding sequence ATGACTTCTTCGATCGGAAAGGGAACCATGACCGCAACGCCAGCGCTCGAACTCAAGGGCGTTTCCAAGCAGTTTGGTGCCGTGCAGGCGCTGTATGACGTCGACCTCACTGTCAGCCCCGGCGAGATTGTGGCCCTGGTGGGCGACAACGGTGCCGGAAAATCGACGCTGATCAAATCCATCGCGGGCATCCACCCCCTCAGTAGCGGTCAGATCCTGTGGAAGGGCAAACCGGTGACGGTGCGTTCCCCGCGGCACGCAGCGGATCTCGGCATTGAGGTCGTTTACCAGGATCTGGCGTTGGCCGACAACCTCGATGTCGTCGAGAACATGTTTCTGGGGCGTGAGGTGCTCACCAAGACATTCCAACTCGATCGCACAGACATGGAACGTCGCGCGCTGGCGGTGCTCGATCAACTGGGAGTAACGACCATCCGATCGGTGCGTCAGAGCGTCGCCGGTCTCTCGGGAGGACAGCGCCAATCCGTCGCCGTCGCAAAAGCGGTGATGTGGAGTGCGCAACTGGTGATCCTCGACGAACCGACCGCGGCTCTCGGCGTAGCCCAGACGCGGCAAGTTCTTGAGCTGGTGCGTCGCCTCGGCGAGCAAGGTCTTGGAGTCATCCTGATCTCCCACAACCTGCACGACGTCTTTGAGGTCGCCGACCGCATCGTGGTGTTGCGGCTCGGTCAGAACGTCGCCGAATTTGATCGGCGCAGTGTCACGCAGACCACCGTCGTTGAAGCAATCACCGCCGGCGGCCTCTCCACCGTCCCCGGCCAGAATGAGGAGACCCTGTCGTGA
- a CDS encoding ABC transporter ATP-binding protein produces MHASAQQAPSESDSLTAPGAVTLSGVSKEFGDFTAVEALNLDVKPGEFLSMLGPSGSGKTTVLRMIAGFENVTRGSIHLSGTDVTAVPPHARQVNTVFQDYALFPHFTIAENVGYGLRVAGVSRAERATQVGVALEQVRLSAVADRLPHQLSGGQRQRIALARALILRPQVLLLDEPLGALDKQLREEMQIELKQIQREVGITFIFVTHDQEEALTLSDRVAVFNNGRVEQVGTAREVYEFPATEFVAKFLGLSNLVPAALSSDGALSSVRPERVRLLPATAAATAGAISLLGTVSETVYTGPTTRFLVDTDSGVRIIAERPNDHHPSAESDFARGDSVRVEWAKDHASRIG; encoded by the coding sequence GTGCACGCTTCCGCCCAGCAAGCCCCGTCCGAATCGGACTCCCTCACAGCGCCCGGTGCCGTAACCCTCTCTGGGGTCTCCAAGGAATTCGGCGACTTCACCGCAGTTGAAGCGCTCAACCTTGACGTGAAGCCGGGGGAGTTCCTCTCGATGCTCGGCCCCTCCGGCTCAGGCAAGACCACCGTGCTGCGGATGATCGCGGGCTTCGAGAACGTCACGCGCGGCAGCATCCATCTCAGCGGAACCGACGTAACTGCTGTTCCGCCGCATGCGCGCCAGGTCAACACGGTGTTTCAGGATTACGCGCTGTTCCCGCACTTCACGATCGCGGAAAACGTCGGCTACGGACTGCGGGTTGCCGGAGTCAGCCGCGCCGAACGCGCAACCCAGGTGGGTGTTGCCCTCGAGCAAGTGCGCCTCTCTGCCGTCGCGGATCGCCTTCCCCACCAACTCTCCGGCGGCCAACGCCAGCGCATCGCCCTGGCTCGCGCGCTCATCCTGCGCCCCCAAGTGCTGCTGCTCGACGAACCACTCGGAGCCCTCGACAAGCAACTGCGCGAAGAAATGCAGATCGAGCTCAAGCAAATCCAACGCGAAGTCGGCATCACTTTCATCTTCGTCACCCACGACCAAGAAGAAGCCCTCACGCTGAGCGACCGCGTCGCCGTCTTCAACAACGGCCGGGTCGAACAGGTCGGCACCGCCCGCGAAGTCTACGAATTCCCGGCCACCGAATTCGTCGCCAAGTTTCTGGGACTCTCCAACCTAGTGCCCGCAGCACTCTCGAGCGACGGTGCCCTCTCGAGCGTGCGCCCCGAACGCGTACGCCTCCTACCCGCAACAGCAGCCGCCACCGCTGGCGCGATTTCACTACTCGGCACCGTCTCCGAAACCGTCTACACCGGACCGACCACACGCTTTCTTGTCGACACCGACTCGGGCGTGCGCATCATCGCCGAA
- a CDS encoding RNA polymerase sigma factor: MTSDNEIIWRSWDNPAVFAEMYDRHATTVYRYAARRAGVDTADDIMAETFLVAFERRNRFDSAFESALPWLLGIATVLIRKHRGSEARFLRAVVASGPPATVVENHDDRLDAELSVRALAGAIRKLPARDRDALLLYAWGDLDYEGVALALSIPVGTVRSRLNRARRVLRLSAGITPAQEVDRGRTSTAPSIR; the protein is encoded by the coding sequence GTGACTAGCGATAACGAGATCATCTGGAGGTCGTGGGATAACCCTGCGGTCTTTGCGGAGATGTACGACCGCCATGCGACGACCGTCTATCGGTATGCCGCACGGCGAGCGGGCGTTGACACAGCGGATGACATCATGGCCGAAACTTTTCTGGTGGCTTTCGAGCGGCGAAACCGCTTCGATAGCGCCTTCGAGAGCGCTTTGCCGTGGTTGCTCGGAATCGCGACGGTGCTGATCCGCAAACATCGGGGTTCTGAGGCGCGGTTCTTGCGCGCGGTTGTGGCCTCTGGGCCACCAGCGACGGTCGTCGAGAATCACGATGATCGCCTCGACGCAGAACTCTCCGTTCGGGCTTTGGCGGGAGCGATTCGCAAGCTGCCTGCTCGCGACCGGGATGCGCTGCTGCTGTACGCGTGGGGCGACCTCGACTATGAGGGCGTTGCACTCGCCTTGAGCATTCCCGTCGGGACTGTTCGGTCACGTCTCAATCGCGCGCGGCGAGTGCTGCGCCTATCCGCTGGCATCACGCCAGCACAGGAGGTGGATCGTGGACGAACTTCAACAGCTCCGAGCATTCGGTAA
- a CDS encoding sugar ABC transporter permease, translating to MSAAPVTKNLAPVPEPVTLRQYASNWYLGLRNGELGSLPIVIGLLVIAVVFQSMNSNFLTAGNFVNLMVQGAAMATIAMGVVFVLLIGEIDLSLGYVSGVGAVLTALFLLPDGVQLPTGVALVGAVFAGALIGLLHGLLITKLKIPSFVVTLAGFLGWNGVVLLLIGSRGSIIIQDKTVVGLASEFLLPAIAWGLLAICVLAYGAAQLVRRAQRQKNSLAVDPLSIIGLRVGALAVFGGAIVLVSNLSRGIPYVFVLVGVLFLLCTFVLTRTKFGIWVYAIGGSIEAARRAGINTDRVRIICFMICSSMAVTGGIILASRLRSVDSNAGGGSLLLYSIAAAVIGGTSLFGGRGSARSAILGALVIAAIDNGLGLLGLGSGEKFVITGLVLLAAVAVDALSQKGRVQSGKG from the coding sequence GTGAGCGCTGCACCTGTCACCAAAAATTTGGCCCCGGTCCCCGAGCCGGTCACTCTTCGCCAGTACGCCAGCAACTGGTATTTGGGCCTGCGCAACGGAGAGCTGGGCTCACTGCCCATCGTTATCGGGCTTCTCGTGATCGCTGTCGTGTTCCAGTCGATGAACAGCAACTTTCTCACGGCCGGCAACTTCGTCAACCTGATGGTGCAAGGCGCCGCCATGGCCACCATCGCCATGGGGGTCGTTTTTGTGCTGCTCATCGGCGAGATTGACCTGTCGCTTGGCTACGTCTCCGGGGTGGGTGCGGTACTCACCGCCCTTTTCTTGCTTCCGGATGGCGTTCAGCTCCCCACCGGGGTTGCGCTCGTCGGTGCTGTTTTCGCTGGCGCTCTCATCGGCCTCCTGCACGGCCTACTCATTACGAAACTGAAGATCCCCTCGTTCGTGGTGACGCTCGCGGGATTCCTAGGCTGGAATGGTGTGGTCTTGCTGCTCATCGGCAGCCGCGGATCAATCATCATTCAAGACAAGACTGTCGTTGGCCTGGCGAGCGAGTTCCTGCTGCCGGCCATCGCGTGGGGTCTTCTGGCGATCTGTGTTCTCGCCTACGGTGCAGCGCAACTGGTGCGCCGAGCCCAGCGTCAGAAGAACAGCCTCGCAGTCGACCCGCTGTCGATTATCGGGTTGCGGGTAGGCGCGCTCGCCGTGTTTGGCGGGGCAATCGTGCTGGTCTCGAACCTCAGCCGCGGTATTCCTTACGTCTTCGTGCTGGTCGGAGTGCTCTTTCTGCTCTGCACCTTCGTTCTCACCCGAACAAAATTTGGAATCTGGGTTTACGCGATTGGTGGCAGCATCGAGGCGGCTCGTCGCGCCGGTATCAACACCGACCGCGTGCGCATCATTTGCTTCATGATCTGTTCATCAATGGCCGTGACGGGCGGGATCATCCTGGCTTCACGACTGCGCTCCGTCGATAGCAATGCGGGCGGTGGCTCATTGTTGCTCTACTCAATTGCGGCAGCAGTGATCGGCGGTACTTCGCTGTTCGGTGGTCGCGGTAGCGCCCGTTCGGCGATTCTGGGTGCACTTGTTATTGCCGCGATCGACAACGGACTCGGCCTGCTTGGCCTCGGCTCCGGCGAGAAATTTGTCATCACTGGACTCGTACTTCTCGCGGCCGTTGCGGTCGATGCACTCTCGCAGAAGGGTCGGGTTCAGTCGGGCAAGGGGTGA
- a CDS encoding cache domain-containing protein yields MVTTATEASTAARAAAIVSQYFSAPIASLEATATQLGTELAASGHLGQLSSQQLDALVEPHALATVALPDVNIYGAGFIAAVGLLADERNHLSWWQGDDPKRLLLAAQSVNKEHIDYSELEWFRVPMETGRGHVAGPYVDYLCSDEYTITIAAPVHIDGTFVGVAGLDLLIDSVERQLLPKLAGLGDKVTLVNSVGRVVISTDSRHATGDAVRGGQLAELGRTACEGVALEIIAE; encoded by the coding sequence ATGGTGACGACAGCGACAGAGGCGAGCACAGCGGCTCGCGCCGCAGCGATCGTGTCCCAGTATTTCAGCGCCCCGATTGCCAGCCTCGAAGCGACTGCGACCCAACTTGGCACCGAGCTGGCGGCATCCGGGCACTTGGGACAGCTCTCATCTCAACAGCTTGATGCACTGGTCGAGCCGCACGCTCTGGCAACGGTAGCTCTGCCCGATGTGAACATTTACGGTGCCGGTTTTATCGCTGCTGTTGGACTCCTGGCGGATGAACGAAACCACCTTTCTTGGTGGCAAGGCGACGACCCCAAGCGACTACTTCTCGCCGCCCAATCGGTGAACAAAGAGCACATCGATTACAGCGAGCTTGAGTGGTTTCGGGTGCCGATGGAGACCGGCCGTGGGCATGTTGCCGGGCCCTACGTCGACTACCTGTGTAGTGACGAATACACGATTACGATCGCGGCGCCCGTGCACATCGATGGCACCTTCGTCGGCGTTGCTGGCCTTGATCTGCTCATCGATTCTGTTGAGCGTCAGCTGCTGCCGAAGCTCGCCGGACTCGGCGACAAGGTGACCCTCGTGAACAGTGTTGGTCGCGTCGTTATCTCGACGGATTCGCGCCATGCCACCGGCGATGCCGTGCGTGGTGGTCAACTAGCCGAGCTTGGGCGCACAGCCTGTGAGGGCGTCGCGTTGGAAATCATCGCCGAATAG
- a CDS encoding GNAT family N-acetyltransferase gives MTFALRAPQLADAPALAELHVSAWRETYSHLLPGDFFSAEYVEGRHRMWNRILTDPRTDVSIRVAESGGEITGFACAGNGMRSKGEEELPRDRQLYAIYLAASHYGTGAGQSLLDEVLGDTPAMLWVAKANPRAVAFYRRNGFEFDGAEQSDPAAPKIVDARMVR, from the coding sequence ATGACTTTTGCTCTCCGAGCACCACAATTAGCCGACGCGCCCGCGCTTGCCGAGTTGCACGTGTCAGCGTGGCGCGAAACCTACTCCCATCTCCTGCCCGGGGATTTCTTCAGTGCTGAGTATGTTGAGGGACGACACCGGATGTGGAATCGCATTCTGACCGACCCTCGCACGGATGTGAGCATCCGGGTCGCTGAGAGCGGTGGGGAGATCACCGGGTTCGCCTGCGCCGGAAACGGCATGCGCTCTAAGGGAGAAGAAGAGTTGCCGCGCGACCGGCAACTTTATGCAATCTATCTCGCCGCGTCGCACTACGGCACCGGCGCGGGCCAATCACTGCTTGACGAAGTTCTGGGAGACACCCCAGCGATGCTCTGGGTCGCAAAAGCCAACCCCCGAGCAGTCGCTTTCTACCGTCGAAACGGCTTCGAGTTCGATGGCGCCGAACAGTCCGACCCCGCCGCGCCAAAGATCGTTGACGCCCGCATGGTTCGATAA
- a CDS encoding CU044_5270 family protein, whose protein sequence is MDELQQLRAFGNDVADPSIDAVRRGRRALIEHIAAQPAIARANPRKRIALFSGVSALAAGALVTTLVFTDVLGLAGWQGGADAAAASALSDAAAAAIENSDPVVGAGQYLKVDTEAVFRTGVQTAEWEHFAYLGTQNSQLYIPADNSDEWVRVSEPRAAIKVFGEGFEEEAQESARAGFEEEEISRAPFGGFDNSKPRDWRLDELPRDPQRLLNYIYRVTAGHGVSADGQAFEFISATLRTGVVPAELRAALYRAAAGIPGVEITDEAATLNGRTGVAFGREESDGFLHEIIIDPDTGLLIGERIVQLVDSKFVPVFAGEVIGWTAITTTVVDEAPTGGSLCGNGGEPLNGLGSGFCTDPDRPQTD, encoded by the coding sequence GTGGACGAACTTCAACAGCTCCGAGCATTCGGTAACGATGTCGCTGACCCATCGATCGACGCGGTCCGTCGCGGCCGCCGAGCCCTAATTGAGCACATTGCGGCGCAACCAGCGATCGCGAGAGCCAACCCCCGCAAGCGCATCGCTTTGTTTAGCGGCGTTTCCGCGCTTGCCGCCGGCGCGCTCGTGACCACTCTCGTATTCACCGACGTGCTCGGCTTGGCTGGCTGGCAAGGTGGGGCGGATGCTGCTGCCGCGTCCGCCTTAAGCGATGCCGCCGCCGCCGCTATAGAGAATTCCGATCCCGTCGTCGGGGCGGGGCAATACTTGAAGGTCGACACCGAGGCGGTCTTTAGGACGGGAGTGCAGACCGCGGAGTGGGAGCACTTTGCCTATCTAGGAACCCAAAACTCACAACTGTATATTCCTGCCGACAATTCAGACGAGTGGGTGCGCGTATCCGAACCACGAGCAGCGATCAAGGTCTTCGGTGAGGGCTTCGAAGAGGAAGCGCAGGAGTCTGCCCGGGCAGGCTTCGAGGAAGAGGAAATCAGCCGGGCACCATTCGGCGGTTTCGACAATTCGAAACCACGCGACTGGAGGTTGGATGAGCTGCCGCGCGACCCCCAGCGGCTGCTCAACTACATCTATCGGGTTACCGCTGGTCACGGGGTGAGCGCCGACGGGCAAGCATTCGAGTTCATCTCCGCGACGCTGCGCACCGGCGTGGTTCCGGCGGAGCTTCGTGCCGCGCTTTATCGGGCCGCGGCGGGGATTCCTGGCGTTGAAATCACCGATGAGGCAGCCACACTCAACGGTCGAACCGGAGTCGCTTTCGGCCGGGAAGAAAGCGATGGATTTCTCCATGAAATCATCATCGACCCGGATACGGGGCTCCTCATCGGCGAGCGCATTGTCCAGCTTGTCGACAGCAAGTTCGTGCCGGTGTTTGCGGGAGAAGTTATCGGGTGGACAGCGATCACCACAACTGTGGTCGATGAGGCGCCCACAGGCGGCTCGCTGTGCGGCAATGGCGGCGAACCGCTGAACGGCCTCGGCAGTGGCTTTTGCACTGACCCCGATAGGCCGCAGACCGACTGA
- a CDS encoding FadR/GntR family transcriptional regulator translates to MHPSDSAEAPRNSGVVADDTARSRDAARPGRLQGALFQSIGDAGRAELVERRLAGAITGGHLRAGERLPSEYDLARSFGVAPTTVRESLLALRSQGLVVTRRGRNGGSFVADSADPVAHARTALAATSRVALRDLGAHYAAITAACVRLAARRAVPSEVQQVRSRLDRLDESDLEQWRRTLDDAQIELVALSQSARLTREQMRLQAEMSPMLRLVDADETSRSAQHALLLNVVNAVEAGNDHEAVAATERMVDAVIDALIDLQSPVR, encoded by the coding sequence ATGCACCCGTCCGATTCGGCAGAAGCGCCGCGAAATAGTGGGGTTGTCGCCGATGACACCGCACGCTCCCGTGACGCCGCGCGACCGGGACGGCTGCAGGGCGCACTCTTCCAATCCATTGGTGATGCTGGCCGCGCCGAACTCGTCGAGCGTCGGCTCGCCGGGGCAATCACGGGCGGGCACCTTCGTGCTGGCGAGCGTCTTCCTTCGGAATATGACCTTGCGCGCAGCTTTGGGGTAGCCCCCACGACCGTGCGTGAATCGCTCCTCGCGTTGCGCAGCCAGGGCCTCGTCGTCACACGTCGCGGACGCAATGGCGGCAGCTTCGTCGCAGACTCTGCTGACCCGGTCGCCCACGCGCGCACCGCTTTGGCGGCAACATCCCGCGTCGCTCTTCGTGATCTGGGTGCCCACTACGCGGCCATCACCGCCGCGTGCGTTCGTCTCGCGGCGCGGCGAGCGGTTCCGTCGGAAGTGCAGCAGGTGCGTTCGCGGCTCGATCGCCTTGACGAATCAGATCTCGAACAGTGGCGAAGAACCCTCGACGATGCGCAGATCGAGCTTGTTGCCCTCAGTCAGTCGGCCAGGCTCACCCGCGAACAGATGCGATTGCAAGCTGAAATGTCACCCATGCTTCGCCTCGTTGACGCGGATGAAACATCCCGCAGCGCCCAGCATGCTCTGCTGCTCAACGTCGTGAATGCGGTGGAAGCGGGCAACGACCACGAAGCAGTTGCGGCGACCGAGCGCATGGTGGATGCCGTAATCGATGCGCTCATCGACCTGCAGTCTCCAGTGCGCTGA
- a CDS encoding shikimate 5-dehydrogenase — protein MPILNKDMTLCISLAARPSNLGTRFHNYLYEELGLNFIYKAFTTSNIEDAIAGVRGLGIRGCSVSMPFKEAVLELVDVVEHSAAAIESVNTIVNNDGVLTASNTDYEAVADLIARHQLDPSSSVLVRGSGGMAKAVVAAFHGAGFADVTVLARNVEAGEAIATKYGYRAVSVDPQPGHAVIVNVTPLGMAGDAADELAFTRDHIHAAQTVFDVVAFPAETPLIRAARDAEKLVITGAEVIALQAAAQFVRYTGVTPTPEQIARASAFSRE, from the coding sequence ATGCCGATCCTGAATAAAGACATGACGCTGTGCATCTCGTTGGCCGCGCGGCCCTCCAATCTCGGCACGCGCTTTCACAACTATCTGTACGAAGAGCTCGGCCTGAACTTCATCTACAAAGCCTTCACGACGAGCAACATTGAGGATGCCATCGCCGGGGTCAGGGGCCTGGGCATCCGGGGTTGTTCCGTTTCGATGCCGTTCAAAGAGGCAGTGCTTGAGCTTGTGGATGTTGTCGAGCACTCCGCCGCGGCGATCGAGTCGGTGAACACGATCGTGAACAATGACGGCGTGCTTACGGCATCCAACACCGACTATGAGGCCGTGGCCGACCTGATCGCACGCCACCAGCTCGACCCGTCTTCGTCAGTGCTGGTTCGCGGCTCGGGTGGCATGGCCAAAGCGGTCGTCGCCGCCTTCCACGGTGCCGGCTTTGCTGATGTGACGGTGCTCGCCCGCAACGTGGAGGCTGGCGAAGCAATCGCCACAAAGTATGGCTACCGCGCCGTGAGTGTCGATCCGCAGCCCGGCCACGCGGTGATCGTCAACGTGACTCCGCTCGGGATGGCGGGAGACGCCGCCGACGAACTCGCGTTCACGCGCGACCACATCCACGCCGCGCAGACGGTGTTCGACGTGGTGGCGTTCCCAGCCGAGACTCCGCTCATTCGGGCCGCCCGGGATGCCGAAAAACTCGTCATCACGGGCGCCGAAGTCATCGCGCTCCAGGCCGCGGCGCAGTTCGTTCGCTACACCGGAGTTACGCCGACGCCCGAGCAGATCGCGCGTGCTTCGGCCTTCTCGCGGGAGTAG
- a CDS encoding sugar ABC transporter substrate-binding protein: MRTKLLAIAAAGLLVTGLAACSDGGGDAPNNDSEQVGKIAVLLPDSKSSPRWETADRVFFEQAFAAAGLTEEDYIISNAEGDASVQTSQADQAITDGATVLVLVNLDNGSGSAIIDNAQSQGVTVIDYDRLTVGGNADYYVSGDATAAGVLQGEGLVEDLAGIDTPRVAILDGAPTDSFATDLATGYGSVLDPLFESGEFEKVDQQAVKGWDGATALTMFEQMLTAASNDIDGAIAANDTLANAVVSALKSQGLGMIPVSGLDGTIPALQHILAGEQTFTVYFSYGTQAKLAADLAVQLLNGEEPTGITAEVDNEGKTIPAMMIDPVTVRADNIEDTVIADGLITWDDICVGEYAQYCPAG; this comes from the coding sequence ATGCGCACCAAATTGCTTGCTATCGCCGCCGCAGGGTTGCTCGTCACCGGCTTGGCCGCGTGCAGCGACGGTGGCGGAGACGCCCCGAACAATGATTCAGAGCAGGTCGGCAAAATCGCCGTGCTCCTGCCCGACTCCAAGTCGTCACCGCGTTGGGAAACCGCGGACCGTGTGTTCTTCGAACAGGCATTTGCTGCAGCCGGCCTCACCGAAGAGGACTACATCATCAGCAACGCCGAAGGCGATGCATCCGTGCAGACCAGCCAGGCCGACCAAGCCATCACCGATGGCGCCACCGTGCTCGTGCTCGTGAACCTCGATAACGGGTCAGGCTCCGCGATCATCGACAACGCGCAATCACAGGGCGTCACGGTCATCGACTATGACCGCCTCACGGTTGGCGGTAACGCTGACTACTACGTGAGTGGAGACGCCACCGCGGCCGGAGTGTTGCAGGGCGAAGGCCTTGTCGAGGACCTCGCCGGTATCGATACTCCCCGTGTTGCCATCCTCGATGGTGCTCCGACTGACTCCTTCGCCACCGACCTCGCTACGGGCTACGGCTCAGTGCTCGACCCGCTGTTCGAATCGGGCGAGTTCGAGAAGGTTGACCAGCAAGCAGTCAAGGGCTGGGACGGTGCCACCGCGTTGACGATGTTCGAGCAGATGCTCACCGCAGCGAGCAATGACATCGACGGGGCTATCGCCGCCAATGACACGCTCGCGAATGCGGTTGTGTCCGCTCTCAAGTCGCAAGGTCTGGGAATGATCCCGGTTAGTGGCCTCGACGGAACCATCCCGGCGCTCCAGCACATCCTTGCAGGCGAGCAGACCTTCACCGTCTACTTCTCCTACGGAACACAGGCGAAACTTGCCGCTGACCTGGCGGTGCAGTTGCTGAACGGTGAAGAGCCGACAGGAATCACCGCAGAGGTCGATAACGAGGGAAAGACCATCCCCGCGATGATGATCGACCCGGTCACCGTGCGAGCCGACAACATTGAGGACACCGTGATTGCGGATGGCCTCATCACGTGGGATGACATCTGCGTTGGTGAGTACGCTCAGTACTGCCCAGCAGGCTGA
- a CDS encoding ROK family transcriptional regulator: MVRTTITADSPSLMRRLNTVAVLGSIRDRGPISRPALARETGLSTPTIAHIVELLLDKGYVDEVDSSPDHGPKRPGPRAKLLSFRATLGYVIGIDTGADNSAAKLADLSGKVVAEARIQHTQPVRSEDVLNTIRAVTAHVLTEASVSASDLHAITIGTPGVVDPSTGKISLAPQIQGWDGLDLATELSDLADCPIVIENESHLSLLAERWMGRARDAVDVIFVQLGIGIGGAILMGGKIYRGSNGAAGEIAYLVTGGEDEDVPPESSAGAFEWFAGGQAYRRHGMRVAATDAGALLLELAGGNPEGVTARIVFDAAAQGDPAALEITSMLLARLGRGLASIATTLNPELILIGGGITNAGEVVLQPIRDVIENITPYPPAIALSALGDDGTALGAVRRAMEVAEETTFSFLTVKQNQ; encoded by the coding sequence ATGGTGCGGACCACGATTACGGCAGACTCTCCGAGTTTGATGCGTCGACTCAACACGGTAGCGGTGTTGGGCTCGATCCGTGATCGTGGTCCCATCTCACGCCCGGCCCTCGCTCGCGAGACCGGACTATCCACCCCAACGATCGCTCACATCGTCGAGTTGCTGCTCGACAAAGGCTACGTCGACGAGGTAGATTCCTCGCCAGACCACGGACCAAAACGACCCGGCCCGCGAGCGAAATTGCTCAGTTTCCGGGCGACCCTCGGCTATGTAATCGGCATCGACACCGGCGCGGATAACTCCGCCGCGAAGCTGGCAGATCTCTCGGGCAAGGTCGTCGCCGAAGCCCGAATTCAGCACACGCAACCCGTGCGCAGCGAAGATGTTCTGAACACCATCCGAGCCGTCACAGCTCACGTTCTCACTGAGGCTTCGGTCTCAGCCAGCGACCTGCACGCCATCACCATCGGCACGCCTGGCGTCGTCGACCCGAGCACCGGAAAAATCTCTCTCGCGCCTCAAATTCAGGGCTGGGACGGGCTCGACTTAGCCACCGAGCTGAGTGACCTCGCCGACTGCCCCATCGTGATTGAAAACGAATCGCATCTCTCCCTTCTTGCCGAGCGATGGATGGGCCGGGCTCGCGACGCTGTCGACGTGATTTTCGTACAGCTAGGGATTGGCATCGGAGGCGCCATCCTCATGGGAGGCAAAATCTATCGCGGCAGCAACGGCGCCGCGGGAGAAATCGCTTATCTCGTAACCGGCGGCGAAGACGAAGATGTGCCTCCGGAGTCATCCGCCGGCGCCTTCGAATGGTTCGCTGGTGGGCAGGCTTACCGTCGCCACGGAATGCGGGTCGCCGCAACGGATGCCGGAGCACTGCTCCTAGAACTTGCCGGGGGAAACCCTGAGGGGGTCACCGCCCGGATCGTCTTTGACGCGGCAGCGCAGGGAGACCCTGCAGCACTCGAGATCACTTCGATGCTCCTCGCCCGGCTCGGCCGCGGGCTCGCCAGTATCGCGACAACGTTGAACCCCGAACTCATTCTGATTGGTGGCGGAATTACGAATGCCGGAGAGGTTGTGCTGCAGCCCATCCGCGATGTCATCGAAAACATCACCCCGTACCCGCCCGCTATCGCCCTCAGCGCTCTCGGAGATGACGGAACCGCACTCGGTGCCGTTCGTCGTGCCATGGAAGTCGCCGAGGAAACCACTTTCTCTTTTCTCACCGTGAAACAGAACCAGTAA